The Deltaproteobacteria bacterium genome window below encodes:
- a CDS encoding molybdopterin molybdotransferase MoeA gives MRTDLPAAEALRVVLDAVAPLAPETCPAAEALGRVLAEPVRSGRTLPPWDVSAMDGYAVRAADLSPAPARLPVAFEVAAGAGRERALAPGRAARIFTGAPLPPGADTVVRQEDTEREGEHVRVRVAAPLGQHVRPAGEDVREGELVLEPGTRLGAGALGLLASLGRSVVAVHQRPRVAILSGGDELIEPDGDPRGGRIVSSNSYSISAQCREVGAEPLYLGIARDTPGELERLLRAGLSAHVLVSSAGVSVGDHDHVRPVLEKLGCEILFWGVRIKPGFPLVFGRFGAHDLAGGGPLVFGLPGNPVSAMVTFEEFVRPALRRMAGHRALFRPRVEAVLGAPLRKAAGRLHLVRVRLVREDGRVVATPTGSQSSGVLRSMALADGLLLFPAESTELRAGAPVRVQVLDEDFLAGGDAGL, from the coding sequence GTGCGCACGGACCTGCCCGCTGCCGAGGCGCTTCGCGTCGTGCTCGACGCGGTGGCGCCGCTCGCGCCCGAGACCTGCCCGGCCGCCGAGGCCCTGGGCCGGGTGCTGGCCGAGCCGGTGCGCTCCGGCCGCACGCTGCCGCCCTGGGACGTGTCGGCGATGGACGGCTATGCGGTGCGCGCCGCCGACCTCTCCCCCGCGCCGGCCCGCCTGCCGGTGGCCTTCGAGGTGGCCGCCGGCGCCGGCCGCGAGCGCGCGCTCGCGCCGGGCCGCGCCGCCCGCATCTTCACCGGCGCCCCGCTGCCCCCCGGCGCCGACACCGTCGTACGCCAGGAGGACACCGAGCGCGAGGGCGAGCACGTGCGCGTGCGCGTGGCGGCGCCGCTCGGCCAGCACGTGCGCCCGGCGGGTGAGGACGTGCGCGAGGGCGAGCTCGTGCTGGAGCCGGGCACGCGGCTCGGAGCGGGCGCGCTCGGTTTGCTGGCGTCGCTCGGGCGTAGCGTGGTGGCCGTCCACCAGCGCCCGCGCGTCGCGATCCTCTCGGGCGGCGACGAGCTGATCGAGCCCGATGGCGACCCGCGCGGCGGCCGCATCGTGTCGTCGAACTCCTACTCGATCTCGGCGCAGTGCCGGGAGGTCGGCGCCGAACCCCTCTATCTCGGGATCGCCCGCGACACGCCCGGGGAGCTGGAACGGCTCCTGCGCGCCGGCCTCTCGGCCCACGTGCTGGTGAGCTCGGCGGGCGTCTCGGTCGGTGACCACGACCACGTGCGGCCGGTGCTCGAGAAGCTCGGCTGCGAGATCCTGTTCTGGGGCGTGCGCATCAAGCCGGGCTTCCCGCTGGTCTTCGGCCGCTTCGGCGCGCACGATCTCGCCGGCGGTGGGCCGCTGGTGTTCGGGCTGCCCGGCAACCCGGTGTCCGCGATGGTGACCTTCGAGGAGTTCGTACGGCCCGCGTTGCGCCGCATGGCCGGACACCGCGCGCTCTTCCGCCCGCGCGTCGAGGCCGTGCTCGGCGCTCCCCTGCGCAAGGCGGCGGGCCGGCTGCATCTCGTGCGCGTGCGGCTCGTCCGCGAGGATGGCCGCGTCGTCGCGACACCGACCGGCAGCCAGAGCTCGGGCGTGCTGCGCTCGATGGCGCTTGCCGACGGGCTGCTGCTCTTCCCCGCCGAGTCCACCGAGCTGCGCGCGGGCGCCCCGGTGCGGGTGCAGGTGCTCGACGAGGACTTCCTCGCGGGCGGCGACGCCGGGCTGTG